Part of the Natranaerovirga pectinivora genome is shown below.
ACTGTAAAAGAGCAAGATAGTACGGATGTTATAATAAAAGATGATACAGGGATTAAAGATATTCTAAAGTCATTGCCTTTTGAACTTACAAAAGCGCAATTAAGGGTTTGGAATGAAATTAAAGATGATCTTTATAGTAATAAGGTGATGAATAGATTATTACAAGGTGATGTTGGATCGGGAAAAACTATTATTGCAGCATTGGCCTTAGCTTTAGCAGCTAAAAATGGGTATCAAGGAACCATTATGGTTCCTACTGAAGTATTAGCAAAGCAACATTATATATCTCTTAAGAATTTTTTAGAACCCTTCAATATAAGAATAGGTTTATTAGTTGGCTCTATGACCTTGAAAGAAAAAAAAGAAATGTACAATAACATAAGGAATAAAGAAATAGATATTATTGTAGGCACACATGCCCTTATACAAGAAAAAGTTACATATAATAATCTAGGTTTGGTCATTACAGATGAACAACATCGTTTTGGTGTAAAGCAAAGAGAGACATTGATTCAAAAAGGAAACAACCCACATATTTTAGTAATGAGTGCTACACCTATACCAAGAACTTTGGCTTTAATTGTCTATGGAGATTTAGATGTGTCTATAATAGATGAATTGCCTCCTAATAGACAAACAATCAAAACTTATGCAGTGGATACCAGTTATCGTAGCCGTGTTTATAGTTTTATAGAAAAAGAAATACAAAAAGGGAGACAAGTCTATATTATTTGTCCAATGGTTGAAGAATCAGAAGACCTAGATTTAGAATCTGTGGTAGAATACACTGAAAAACTCAAACAGAGTATTAATGGATCCATAAAAATCTCTTATTTACATGGAAAGATGAAAGGCAAAGAAAAAAATGAGATAATGGAAGATTTTGCAGATAATAAAATTCAGGTCTTAGTTTCTACAACTGTTGTAGAAGTAGGCGTAAATGTACCTAATGCTACTATCATGGTTATTGAGAATTCAGAAAGATTTGGATTGGCACAACTCCATCAATTGAGAGGAAGAGTAGGTAGAGGAGAGCATCAATCTTTTTGTATACTCCTTACAGATACAAAAAATGAAAAAACGAAAGAGCGTTTAGACGTTTTAAGCAAACATAATAATGGATTTATTATTTCAGAATATGATTTAAAATTACGTGGTCAAGGAGATTTATTTGGTATACGTCAACATGGTCTGGTTGAATTTAAACTTGGAAATGTATTCGAGGATATAGAGTTATTAAAGTTAGCCAATTCAATTGCTAAAAAAATATATACCAAAGATCCTGACTTGGAATTAGAGGCCCATCAGATATTAAAACAAAGGTTAATACACTATATTAAAAGTCACTATGTTGTTTAGATAATGATTGTTTTTTTAAAATCAAAATGTAAAGAATTTCTAGTGTATAGATTAACATTTTACATATAATATAGTTGTAACCTATAAAACATTTTCTTTACAGAAATGCATGCAGGATCAAGTAACTATTAAATTACCAAGTCTGAAAAAAATTATAAGAATGGAGGAGCTATTATGTCAAGTAGAAATAAATCAGTAGTACCACAAGCTAGAGAGGCTTTAAACAGATTTAAATATGAGGTTGCTAATGAGATTGGTGTACCATTAAAAGATGGATATAATGGTGACTTAACATCTTATCAAAATGGTTCAGTAGGTGGGTACATGGTTAAAAAAATGATCGAACGTGCGGAACAAGACTTAATGAGTCGATAAGTGTTAAGAAAAAATGTTACAAAACTATCTGTTTTGTAACATTTTTTTGTGTATTAAAACCTAATGCCTCTTTTCGAACTCTTGCAAGCAAGTTTTAAAAACACTCACCTTATGTCCCTTGTGCCAAGAGACATAAGGTTTGTTGAAATTGTGATTTTCAAACCCTTGCAAGCAAGTTTTAAAATCACTCACCTTATGTCCCTTGTGCCAAGAGACATAAGGCTTGTTGAAATTGTGATTTTCAAACCCTTGCAAGCAAGTTTTAAAATCACTCACCTTATGCCCCTTGTGCCAAGAGACATAAGGTTTGTTGAAATTGTGATTTTCAAACCCTTGCAAGCAAGTTTTAAAATCACAATTTCACATTGACAAATATACATATTACTATAAAATAAAATTATAAATGAAAAGGATTGGTAGATAATGAGAGTTATAGCAGGAAAAGCTAGAAGAGTAAAATTGATTGCCCCTGAAGGGCATCATGTGAGACCAACAACAGATAGAATTAAAGAAACATTGTTTAATATAATTAATCCTTATATCATAGAAAGCAATTTTCTTGATTTGTTTAGTGGTAGCGGTGCCATAGGCATAGAAGCTTTAAGTAGAGGGGCTCATAAAGCCGTTTTTGTTGAAAACAACAGGAATGCCCTAGAAAGTATTCGTATAAACTTGAATAATACGAAACTTGGAGATAATTGCCAAATATATACTTTAGATGCAATCAATTCTGTAGAAATTTTAGAGCGTGATGGTCACGTTTTTGATGTTATATTTATGGACCCGCCATATAATACTGGAATAGAAGAAAAAATATTAGAAAAGTTAAAGGCATCAACGATTATCAACCAAGATACGATCATTATAATAGAAAGTGATATAAATGATGATCTATCCTATATTGATAAACTGGGTTTTTCTATAGAAAAAATAAAGAAATATAAAACCAACCAACATGTTTTTATTTATGGTTAAAAGGCCATTGTAATAAAATAAATGGGTAATTAGAATTAGTTAAATTCAAATGAGGTGAAGAGATGAGAATTGCAGTATATCCAGGAAGCTTTGATCCAGTGACTTTAGGCCATTTAAACATAATACAAAGAAGTGCAAAATTAGTTGATAAATTAATTGTTGGTGTATTAAATAATAGTAATAAAAGTCCGTTGTTTTCTGTAGAAGAACGTGTTAATATGTTAAATGAAGTAACTAAAGATATGAAAAATGTAGAAATAGAAGCCTTTGATGGGTTGCTTGTAGAATTTTTGAAAAAGAAAAATGCTTCTGTTATTATTAGAGGCTTGCGTGCTATTTCAGATTTTGAATATGAATTACAAATTGCACAAACAAATAATATTTTAGATCCTAAAATAGATACCATTTTCTTAGTAACAGATGTAGAATATTCTTATTTAAGTTCTAGCATTGTTAGAGAGGTAGCTAAATACGGAGGGGATATAAGTCAATTGGTTCCAGAGTATGTGAAAGAAATGTTCGAAAAAAAGAAATGAAAATTTAAGTAATATACATATATAAGGGAGGATTCTTGGGATGAGTAGAATTATACAATTAATAGATGATATAGAAGACTTTTTTGAACAATGTAATAGTTTGCCATTTACCAATAAAGTAGTGGTTGATAAAGATGATGTGTACGAATTAATGACAGAGCTAAGGTTAAAAGTTCCAGATGAAATCAAAAAATCTGCTAGAGTCATTGAAGAAAAAGAAAAAATAATGAATGAAGCAAAGCAATTTGCTGAAGAAATGGAAAAGCAAGCAGAGACAAAAATAAGTTCTCTAGTAAATGAACATGAAATAATACAACAGGCCTATGAAAAGGCACAAGTTATCATTGATAAAGCAAAAGAAGACGCAAGAGAAATGCGTCTAAGTGCTATTTCTTATGTTGATGAAATTTTAGAAAAGCTAGAAAAGGCTGCAGAATACACATTAAATAATGCAAAAACAAATTACGAAACTTTATTAAACAACTTAACGGATGATATTAATTTAGTAAAA
Proteins encoded:
- the rsmD gene encoding 16S rRNA (guanine(966)-N(2))-methyltransferase RsmD, whose amino-acid sequence is MRVIAGKARRVKLIAPEGHHVRPTTDRIKETLFNIINPYIIESNFLDLFSGSGAIGIEALSRGAHKAVFVENNRNALESIRINLNNTKLGDNCQIYTLDAINSVEILERDGHVFDVIFMDPPYNTGIEEKILEKLKASTIINQDTIIIIESDINDDLSYIDKLGFSIEKIKKYKTNQHVFIYG
- the recG gene encoding ATP-dependent DNA helicase RecG, whose product is METNLSISVLKGVGEKTKTYLNKLGIVTIDDLLHNYPRSYESFSKPLKIKDMVLDEMNSIEGSICASINQLAKNKIKITKTKVKDDTGLINIIWFNQLYIKNKLNSSEKFIFKGKVEYKYGQIQMLSPEIYSVDEYTKKTEALQPIYSLTKGLTQNNMNNFVKQGLLKTRNQLKEFLPLEIRTAHGFSEYNYSINQIHYPFNMKTYKEARKRLVFDEFLLFQMALLSLKTVKEQDSTDVIIKDDTGIKDILKSLPFELTKAQLRVWNEIKDDLYSNKVMNRLLQGDVGSGKTIIAALALALAAKNGYQGTIMVPTEVLAKQHYISLKNFLEPFNIRIGLLVGSMTLKEKKEMYNNIRNKEIDIIVGTHALIQEKVTYNNLGLVITDEQHRFGVKQRETLIQKGNNPHILVMSATPIPRTLALIVYGDLDVSIIDELPPNRQTIKTYAVDTSYRSRVYSFIEKEIQKGRQVYIICPMVEESEDLDLESVVEYTEKLKQSINGSIKISYLHGKMKGKEKNEIMEDFADNKIQVLVSTTVVEVGVNVPNATIMVIENSERFGLAQLHQLRGRVGRGEHQSFCILLTDTKNEKTKERLDVLSKHNNGFIISEYDLKLRGQGDLFGIRQHGLVEFKLGNVFEDIELLKLANSIAKKIYTKDPDLELEAHQILKQRLIHYIKSHYVV
- the coaD gene encoding pantetheine-phosphate adenylyltransferase translates to MRIAVYPGSFDPVTLGHLNIIQRSAKLVDKLIVGVLNNSNKSPLFSVEERVNMLNEVTKDMKNVEIEAFDGLLVEFLKKKNASVIIRGLRAISDFEYELQIAQTNNILDPKIDTIFLVTDVEYSYLSSSIVREVAKYGGDISQLVPEYVKEMFEKKK
- a CDS encoding alpha/beta-type small acid-soluble spore protein, whose translation is MSSRNKSVVPQAREALNRFKYEVANEIGVPLKDGYNGDLTSYQNGSVGGYMVKKMIERAEQDLMSR
- a CDS encoding vacuolar family H+-ATPase subunit H — encoded protein: MSRIIQLIDDIEDFFEQCNSLPFTNKVVVDKDDVYELMTELRLKVPDEIKKSARVIEEKEKIMNEAKQFAEEMEKQAETKISSLVNEHEIIQQAYEKAQVIIDKAKEDAREMRLSAISYVDEILEKLEKAAEYTLNNAKTNYETLLNNLTDDINLVKENRKELNSNNSSYENEEE